The genomic region GGAATTTGATACAGTTGAATCAAGCAAGATACCGACGAGTCCACCAATGGCAAGGTCAGCATCATCAGCATCAAAACCGACTTCTTCAGGAAGCACTATCCCCTCCCTGTCAGCCTCTACAATGGTTGCTTGAGCATAGGAGTTGTCAATGGTTGATTCCATTACCCCCCCCACCAAACCACCGACATAAAAGTTGCCTGCAACAGTACCTGGGCCATAGAAACTTTTCTCCACCGTTGAGAATGCAATTTCTCCAGCAAGACCGCCGACAGCAATGTTGCCAGTGACATTACCCGCAGCGTAGCTTTCATTGACAGTAGAATAAAGAAGCCCCCCCACCAGCCCACCTACGCCCAGAATACCGGTGACATCACCTGTGGCGTAGCTTTCGCTGATGGTGGAAGAATCAAGGAAGCCCACAAGCCCACCAACGCCCTCAGTGCCCATGACATCGCCCGTGGCATAGCTTCTCTGTATTGTTTTGNTTCCGGTTGCGTAGGAGTTTTCGATATGCACGTTGTCGTCGGCGAGTCCCACCAGGCCACCGAAATTTCTACTGTCGGCTTCTTCTCCAGCACCTGATGCCACATCGCCGGTGGCATGAGAGCCGATGATTTGAGCTCCACTTCGAGCTTCCCCGACAAGCCCACCGACTTCACGAGACAATCCATTGACCGAGCCACTTGCGGAACTATTGATGATGGAGGAGCCGTACAAGGAACCGACCAACCCACCGACAACAGCATTTCCTGAAACACTGACGTTGNCCGAGCCACTTGCGGAACTATTGATGATGGAGGAGCCGTACAAGGAACCGACCAACCCACCGACAACAGCATTTCCTGAAACACTGACGTTGGCATGACTATCGACAATCGTTCGCAGGCTCTCCGTCATCACACCGACGAGCCCTCCAACGTCGTAAGTACCTGCCACTGCGCCATCTGTTACGTTGATATTTTCCAGATGCGTATTATTGCCGGCGAGACCCACAACCGAACCTACTGAGTAGCCTCCAAGGATATCAACATCGGAAAGCGTCAGGTTGCTGATGGTGGTATCCACCACTGTGCCAAAAAGCCCTATGTCGTATTCACCTGGGCGGTCGATAATCAAACCGGAAATCTTTTTATCATTACCGTCAAAAGTTCCGGCATATGGTACTGAGTTTGACCAAGAGCCAATGGGTGCCCAACCCTTGCCGTCATTGGCCAATGCTTCGCCACCGTTGACCTGTAAATCATAGCCTGCCGTCGAGGCATTGAGAATGTTCAACAATTTAAAACTGAAGTCCTCACCAGCAACCGCATTGATATTCTGCAACTGATTCCAATCGGTAATGGTGTAGGGATTTTCGCCATTACCCCAACCACCGGCGAACAACGTGCTCATCATGCGATCTTCTTCACGGGTCACATTGGTCAAGTAGGGTAGTACCACCTCATAACCAGCCTCTGATTCACCACCGGCAGTCAATGTCCAAAGTGAATCATCTTCATTCCAATCGCTGAAGGTGGAGGGCATATGCATTTCCGTCGTAGTTTTCCCTGTTCCACCGGCGCTGGTATTTATGCCGCTTGTGTGCATATCCCAGAAACTGTAGAAAATACTGCCACCAGAGTTCTCACCGATCAGACCGCCAGTTGCCTCTTCACCCAACACCGCTCCATTGGCGAAATTATTAGCTACGGTGCCCTCGTTATAACCGATCAACCCACCAGTGGCGTAGCCGCCTTCCACCAGTCCAGTGGCATAGCTGTTGGTTATACTGCCTGGCTTGGCATAACCAACCAGCCCACCAGTGGCGTAGCTGCCCTGTACCACCGCTGTGGAATAGTTTGTATCAATGGTGCCCTCGTTATAACCGATCAGCCCGCCAACGAAGTTTTTGCCTTCCACCGATCCGGTAGCATAGCTGTTGGTAACGCTGCTGCCTGAGAACTGACCGATTAACCCGCCAACCTGGTTGCCGCCGCCCTTCACCGACCCGGTCACATAGCTGTTGGTGACGCTACCTTGCGTGGCATAACCGATCAGCCCTCCAACGTAGTGTCGACCTGATATAAACACATCAGTCAGACCGATATTTTTTACGGTACCACCAGAGTTGACCCAACCCAAAAGCCCAACATAATCGGTGCCAGGGCGATTGATGGTCAGGTCAGTGATTTCATGCCCCAGGCCGTCAAAGGTCCCGGTAAAGTGAGCAGCGAAAGTGCCGATCGGGGTAAAACCAAGATAGCTTTCACCATCTGGGTTCCAATTCGAGGTGGCTAATGCGTCAATATCAGCGCCCAACTCATAGGTTCCATTGAGGGCGGTATTCATCCACTGCAACTGCTCAATATTGTGGATGACAACTTTGCCATTTTCATTAAATTGGACAGCCGTTCTGTTATTAACTGCATCGAAATACACTCCGCCACCCGTTGCATTGGTGTTCTCGATTGTGGCGTTGACGTTGATGTTGTTGTGAGCATCAAGTGTGAGTTGGGTATTCGTATCCCAAACGAGGTCGGCGCTGACGGTAATATTGCCGGGGTCATCGCCGGCAGCCGGTGTTTGCACGGTAATGTTGTTGTTAGTGAGATTGCTGACCAGAGTATCGGCACCGATAGAGGAACTGGTGCTGACGTTTTCAATAAAGCTCCCCCCGTCTCCTGCGACGATTTCAATATTCGTTGGATCAATCAGCCATTCGCCCGTTTTGCCCTCCGGTGCGTAGGTGGTTACCTGCAGATCAGGCTTGATATCGACCACCGCCGCGCTGGTCTCAACAAACCCGCCATCGCCGCCATGGGGGGCTGAGGCATCCAGGGTACCGGCAACCTCGATGCGGCCATGCTCCATATCCCCCATCAGGTAGATTTCACCGTTTTCCCCCGTCGCCAGTGACTGGGCTTCGGTGATGCCGGTGTGGTTGATGACCGTGCTGGTCAATTCACCCGCTGCTCTGGCGGTGAGGTACACCAGTCCGCCATCGGCCCTGATCGCTCCGCCCTGCTCAATGAGGGCGTCAATAGCGGCCTCTTCCACCTCGATCTTGACCGGACCACCCAGATCGAGCGTGACCTTGCTGCCGGCGCCCATCAACACGTTGCCGCCGTTGGCAGTGAGAGTGCCGCTGTTTTCAATCCGCGCGGCGATCAGAGCGATGGAGCCGCCATTGTGGGCCGTGATGTTGCCCTGATTGACGATGGCGTTGCTGCTGGTGCCTGCAAAGCGGTAGTTGCCCGCCATGAAGTCGTCATTGCTGATGTCGAGGGTCGATGCGACGAAGCCGCCGACATTGACCTGGGCGCCAGAGGAGAAGAGTACGCCGTTGGGGTTGACCAGAAAGACCTGACCGTTGGCGTTGAGCGCCCCCTGAATCACCGAGGCATCTGCGCCGGTCACGCGGTTGAGGGCCACGGCGCTGCTGGAAGGCTGGTTGAAATTGACGGTGTTGTTCTGTCCTATGGAGAAAGAAGTCCAATCCGCCGCCATGCGCTGGGTGTCTTGCGTGACGGTCAGGGTGTTGCCGCTGCTGTTAATGGCACCGGAACCGGCGACGATATTGCCGCCGGTAGGCAAGGTGCCGGCCGCCGCCGTACCAACACAGATCCACAAACTGAGCAGCAAGGCCATGGCCGGCAAACGCAACCGGCAGCGCTTGCCGGCTCCTCTGCCGCGACTTGAAACGATTTCAGCCACGGCGACCAAGGTTCCAAAAGTGTCGTTCCAGATCAGGCGAAAAATTTTATTCACAACATACCTCAGGCAGACAAAAGTGTTCCCATCGCGATTGGTTTCTATCTATCCAGAACTTCAGAACAGATTTTTTTAATGACATATTTTCCAACAAAAAAGCCATCCCCGAGAGCAGGGATGGCGTGAAAACTCGCATCCACCCTTGGCAACCCGGCCATCCCGAAGGATCCGTGGCTTTGCGTCCCTGNCAACAAAAAAGCCATCCCCGAGAGCAGGGATGGCGTGAAAACTCGCATCCACCCTTGGCAACCCGGCCATCCCGAAGGATCCGTGGCTTTGCGTCCCTGAATTGCTTCAGGTTTGCTCTTTACAAGGCGCTGAAATTGTTTTCTCCGGCTATTTTTCGCCGAAAACTTCAACTTTTGCGATTGTCTTGCCGTGCCGGAGCGTTAATCCGCCCCAGCGAATGAAATCAGCGAAAGTCAAATCTAAGGCAACTTTCATTGCATTTTGCAACGACTTTCGATAGGTTTAAAAAACTTAACATCTGGAAATTTCATTGCTGTTTCACGTAGTATTATTTTATTTTAATTTAAAAGTTCGGTCTTCATGTCTGAAGATCCTCGACTTCAACCTATTGACGCCCGCACCGGCAGGCTCTAACCGATCTTGTCGTGTTGGATGCAGAGGTTAACATGTCCGACACCCTGGCCCAATTGTCCCACCTGACGTTGCTGTATGCTGACGACGACACTGTGTTGATGGAGTCGATGGTGGAGATTTTTCGGGAGTACGTCTCCCATGTGATCACCGCGACCCATGGCGAAGCGGCCTGGTCCTTGTACCAGGAGCATCGTCCCGATCTGGTCATTCTCGATCTGGCCATGCCGGGATGTGACGGCCTGGAGGTCGCTCGCCGCATCTGCCGCGAAGATCCCGATCTCCCCATTGCCCTGATGACGGGTCACGACAGCCGCGAAAATATGCTTGCGGCATTCCCCCTGCGGTTGTTGAGTTTTATGGTCAAACCGGTGGATCTTGAAACCCTTGATCAGTTCTTCCGCCAGGGCGCCGACTTGTTGGCACGCCACGGCAGATACCGGATGATTTTTGAGAGCGGTGCCGTTTTTGATCCGATTCTGGGGGAGGTCCACGATCCTGCCGGCGCCCGACATATTCTATCGCGCAATGAAAAAAAATTTCTTGAGCTGATGCTTGCGCGGCGTGGGCAACTCATCGACAGTGACCGTATCTGCAACGAAATCTCCCGTGACAATCCGGACATCATGAGCTGCCAGGGGTTGCGCAACCTGATCCACAGGTTACGTCGCAAACTGGGCAAGGATGTCATTGTCAGCCAAAAAGACCTCGGCTACCTGATCCCCTGATTTTATGTTCTCATCCGCGGTTTCATTCCAGCGCCTTCGCATCCCTCTCATCGTCGCCCTGCTGCTGCATTGGCTGTCAGTGCCGACACTGCTGGATGCCGCCTCGCCGCCACTTTTCGAGCCTTCACCGTTGACCGCTCACCCCGAAACCACGTACTCGGCCACGAGTGTTTCCGTTTCGGCCGAACCGGATGGTTTTGGACTCTCGGAGCGGCCACAGATTCCCTCGACACCCCTGGCGGAGGAGCACAAGCCATTTGCCGATCCCCTTAGTCCTGCACAGGCAAAGGGGTCGACCGACAATTTCGGCAACCAGTTGCGTCAAGCTTTTTCCGAACAACTTTTTTGGGGAATGTACGGCGGAATGATTTTGGTTTTGTTGGTGTACATCCTGACCCTGGGAGTTCTGACACAGCGGAAAATCCTGTTCTGCTACGGTTTAAAGGCGACAACTCTGTTCGTACTAATGTTCATTCACTTCGGCTACGGCTCGCTTCTTCCTTTTCCACCTCAGTTCATGACGCAGGTGGTGCTGGTACTTTTGCCCTTCTGGATCTTCTCTTCCATTCTTTTTTCCCAATTGTTTCTGGACACCGGCAATACCATGCCGGGGGCTCACAAGTGGTTGTGGATTCCTTTTTTCTCGTCCGTTGGCCTGGTGCTTTCGGCTCAGTCAGGGTGGGATGGCTATCCACAGGGTCCGATCGCGGTCTGGTGGAATCTGACCCTGGTGTTGCACATCGGTCTGCTTGTCGGAGCCGGGACCCTGGCGCTACGGCGCGGCGTCACTGACGCCGGTTTTTATCTGGCGGGCCATGGGCTCACACTCTTTGTAGCCGGACTGCTTCTGTTCGCGGGCGCGGACTGGGCCGACAAAGTCACCTCGACAGGCATACTTTTGCCGCTTGCCGTATTGCTTGAGGTGATTCTTCTGGCGACGTCGTTTGCCAGGCGGCTGGCACGCACTCGCCGGGAACACCACGCGCGTGAAAACATGCTGCGGGATCAACGACGGTTTTCCGCATTTGGCAAAAACGTTAAAGCTTCCCAGGAACAATGGGACAGGCCCCTGATTCAGCTCAGAAAAATACTGGATGAGGCTGACGAAAGACTTTCCGGCTCATCACCGCCTAACCCTGGCAGCGATTTTGACTATCTGCGCCTCGCCCTGATACCACGACTGGAGAATAATCTGCGCGACATTCACCGGACCGTAAACGATGTCCGTGAATTGTTGGTTAATGCCTCCACCGAACAGCGTTCCGGCCATGATTAGGTTGCTGTTGATCTTGATGTTGCTGCCGGCAGCCTTGCCCTGTGCCATGGCGGCTCAGTCCGTCATCTTAAATCCGGCCCCGACAATCCTCGTCGCTGCTGATCTGCCCCAGGACTTGCATGGGCGGATGGACTATCTCCTCGATCCAGACGCGCGAATGACCCCGGAAGAAGCTCTTGAAAGTGCCGACTGGCAACCCCTGCAGCAGCTCAACTTCGGCTATCTCGGATATCCGGTCTGGACCCGCGTAACCCTGGCGGCAGAAGCGGAGCCGATGGACGTGCTGCTACAGCTCAAGCGCATGGCTCTGATCGATCTCTACCTGATCCATCCAGAGACGCAGGTCGTACATTATCAACTGGGGCACCGACAAGTCCTCGACCCCGCTGCAATCCGCTACCGCTTTCCGGTTCTCCCGCTTCACCTTGAATCCGGCCGGCCGGTCACCTTGCTGACTCGGATTTATTGCATTGGTCCGATTGAGGTCGGCTCACGCATCAGTAGTGCGGCGGACATCCTGCATCAGGATACTCGGGAACATCTGATCTGGGGCGCGATTTGCGGCATGATGATTGCCGTTGTGCTCAGCAGTCTGATTATCTGGCACGGTTTTCGTCAACGGCTGGTTCTTGCCTACGCCGCCATTGCCCTTACCTCCCTGTTGGCCATAGTGACGGTCAAAGGACTGATTCCCCTGACACCCTATCCGGCCTTAAACAGCCTAGGAGTTTACAGCAGCTGGGTTTTCAGTAACCTGATGCCGGTGACGATGATCGTTTTTGCCATGGTATTTTTTGCCACCAAGGAGACGCTGCCGCTGCTGCACCGGTGGCTGGCCTTGCTTCTGGGTGTGAATCTGGTATTGACGGCGGCGTGGCTGGCCGCGCCGTGGTATCCTCTACTTTATCGCTACACGGCTCTGTTGGGCGGGACAACCTTTCTGACGGGGATTGTATTGACGGGTGTCGGCCTAGTGGGTCTGCGGCGAGGGATAAGTGGCAGTGGTTACTACCTGCTGGGGCAGGGAAGTTTCTTCCTGAGCCTTCAGTTTCAGCTACTTGGTCAATTCGGCCTGCTGCAACGTCAGGAAATTCTTGATTTCGTCATTCCTGTCGGCGCCACGCTGGACATCGTTTTTCTGGCCCAGGCAATGAGCCTGAGGCTCAGCGCCATCAAAAAAGAAATTCACCAACGTCGACGAGAATTTGAACAACGTTCCCGCGAAAGCTCCTTCGGCAAAATGGTCGGGATGGTCATCCATCAATGGCGAGCACCTCTGGCTCGTCAGGCTGCTATGGTGATGGAAACAAAACTGCGCCTGACGCGAAACAGCCAAGCGCGACAGGATCTTGAACGCTTTACCGCGGTGCTGCTGCCCAGGATGCGCGACAATGTCGAGCAGATGGAAAAAACCCGCCAGGAGTTTGAAGCCCTGTTCAGCGAAAATGACAAATTGCTGCGTTTCAACCCGGACTGTTCTGTGGCTCAGGCCTTGTCGGT from Geoalkalibacter ferrihydriticus DSM 17813 harbors:
- a CDS encoding GLUG motif-containing protein; translated protein: MNKIFRLIWNDTFGTLVAVAEIVSSRGRGAGKRCRLRLPAMALLLSLWICVGTAAAGTLPTGGNIVAGSGAINSSGNTLTVTQDTQRMAADWTSFSIGQNNTVNFNQPSSSAVALNRVTGADASVIQGALNANGQVFLVNPNGVLFSSGAQVNVGGFVASTLDISNDDFMAGNYRFAGTSSNAIVNQGNITAHNGGSIALIAARIENSGTLTANGGNVLMGAGSKVTLDLGGPVKIEVEEAAIDALIEQGGAIRADGGLVYLTARAAGELTSTVINHTGITEAQSLATGENGEIYLMGDMEHGRIEVAGTLDASAPHGGDGGFVETSAAVVDIKPDLQVTTYAPEGKTGEWLIDPTNIEIVAGDGGSFIENVSTSSSIGADTLVSNLTNNNITVQTPAAGDDPGNITVSADLVWDTNTQLTLDAHNNINVNATIENTNATGGGVYFDAVNNRTAVQFNENGKVVIHNIEQLQWMNTALNGTYELGADIDALATSNWNPDGESYLGFTPIGTFAAHFTGTFDGLGHEITDLTINRPGTDYVGLLGWVNSGGTVKNIGLTDVFISGRHYVGGLIGYATQGSVTNSYVTGSVKGGGNQVGGLIGQFSGSSVTNSYATGSVEGKNFVGGLIGYNEGTIDTNYSTAVVQGSYATGGLVGYAKPGSITNSYATGLVEGGYATGGLIGYNEGTVANNFANGAVLGEEATGGLIGENSGGSIFYSFWDMHTSGINTSAGGTGKTTTEMHMPSTFSDWNEDDSLWTLTAGGESEAGYEVVLPYLTNVTREEDRMMSTLFAGGWGNGENPYTITDWNQLQNINAVAGEDFSFKLLNILNASTAGYDLQVNGGEALANDGKGWAPIGSWSNSVPYAGTFDGNDKKISGLIIDRPGEYDIGLFGTVVDTTISNLTLSDVDILGGYSVGSVVGLAGNNTHLENINVTDGAVAGTYDVGGLVGVMTESLRTIVDSHANVSVSGNAVVGGLVGSLYGSSIINSSASGSXNVSVSGNAVVGGLVGSLYGSSIINSSASGSVNGLSREVGGLVGEARSGAQIIGSHATGDVASGAGEEADSRNFGGLVGLADDNVHIENSYATGXKTIQRSYATGDVMGTEGVGGLVGFLDSSTISESYATGDVTGILGVGGLVGGLLYSTVNESYAAGNVTGNIAVGGLAGEIAFSTVEKSFYGPGTVAGNFYVGGLVGGVMESTIDNSYAQATIVEADREGIVLPEEVGFDADDADLAIGGLVGILLDSTVSNSYAAGQISHADDAQDVGGLIGLNAVFGEDYQFVPRPTN
- a CDS encoding response regulator transcription factor; its protein translation is MSDTLAQLSHLTLLYADDDTVLMESMVEIFREYVSHVITATHGEAAWSLYQEHRPDLVILDLAMPGCDGLEVARRICREDPDLPIALMTGHDSRENMLAAFPLRLLSFMVKPVDLETLDQFFRQGADLLARHGRYRMIFESGAVFDPILGEVHDPAGARHILSRNEKKFLELMLARRGQLIDSDRICNEISRDNPDIMSCQGLRNLIHRLRRKLGKDVIVSQKDLGYLIP
- a CDS encoding 7TM-DISM domain-containing protein, translated to MFSSAVSFQRLRIPLIVALLLHWLSVPTLLDAASPPLFEPSPLTAHPETTYSATSVSVSAEPDGFGLSERPQIPSTPLAEEHKPFADPLSPAQAKGSTDNFGNQLRQAFSEQLFWGMYGGMILVLLVYILTLGVLTQRKILFCYGLKATTLFVLMFIHFGYGSLLPFPPQFMTQVVLVLLPFWIFSSILFSQLFLDTGNTMPGAHKWLWIPFFSSVGLVLSAQSGWDGYPQGPIAVWWNLTLVLHIGLLVGAGTLALRRGVTDAGFYLAGHGLTLFVAGLLLFAGADWADKVTSTGILLPLAVLLEVILLATSFARRLARTRREHHARENMLRDQRRFSAFGKNVKASQEQWDRPLIQLRKILDEADERLSGSSPPNPGSDFDYLRLALIPRLENNLRDIHRTVNDVRELLVNASTEQRSGHD
- a CDS encoding sensor histidine kinase encodes the protein MIRLLLILMLLPAALPCAMAAQSVILNPAPTILVAADLPQDLHGRMDYLLDPDARMTPEEALESADWQPLQQLNFGYLGYPVWTRVTLAAEAEPMDVLLQLKRMALIDLYLIHPETQVVHYQLGHRQVLDPAAIRYRFPVLPLHLESGRPVTLLTRIYCIGPIEVGSRISSAADILHQDTREHLIWGAICGMMIAVVLSSLIIWHGFRQRLVLAYAAIALTSLLAIVTVKGLIPLTPYPALNSLGVYSSWVFSNLMPVTMIVFAMVFFATKETLPLLHRWLALLLGVNLVLTAAWLAAPWYPLLYRYTALLGGTTFLTGIVLTGVGLVGLRRGISGSGYYLLGQGSFFLSLQFQLLGQFGLLQRQEILDFVIPVGATLDIVFLAQAMSLRLSAIKKEIHQRRREFEQRSRESSFGKMVGMVIHQWRAPLARQAAMVMETKLRLTRNSQARQDLERFTAVLLPRMRDNVEQMEKTRQEFEALFSENDKLLRFNPDCSVAQALSVVSGTELPAPLRTLRHRPEDLKPILNYPFALTQVILTLIENACDIMRERRISNPEINISLSQAADMSVTITVCDNGGGITLSPASRLFDPFVSGKRQPGTGMGLYIAKLIVESRLRGTITAAATRDGARFTLTIPDRMSVSI